The Nicotiana tomentosiformis chromosome 2, ASM39032v3, whole genome shotgun sequence genome includes the window aagatatggtacttcaggaccaaaaagttcttctttcttttcttgaggtcggaacgggtccttattcacattaagtgatcgaacaatcatcggagtacttaatggatgtgctccatccatgtaaaaccatTTCAATACCTTTcctatgtaggcagattgatgaacaaaagtcccgtttgccaaatgttcaatttgcaaaccaagacataattttgtttttccgagatctttcatctcaaatttcttatttaaataattaattgccttttggagttctttAGGAGtttcaataaggtttatgtcatcaacatatacagcaagtacaacaaactttgatgttattttctttataaaaacaaaTGGATAAATggtatcatttatataaccttcctttaataaatactcattaaggcggttataccacattctacctgattgctttagaccatacaaagatcttttcaatttgattgaaaatatttcccgGGACTTCGAATTATgtgcgtcaggcattttaaatccctggggaattttcatgtatatctcgtTATCAAGTGATCCATAAAGgtaggctgtaaccacatccattaaatgcatgtcaagcttttcattgacaacaaaactaatgagataacggaacGTTATAACATCCATAACAGGAaaatacgtctcttcataatcgataccaggcctttgtgaaaattcttgtgcaacaaggcgtgccttatatctttgtacctcatttttctcattccttttacgtataaaaacccatttatagccaacaggcttaacaccattcggtgtttggactacagactcaaaaacttcacgtttcgcaagtgaagttaattctgcctggatagcatcttcccattttggccaatcatttctctgtctacattcatcaacagattttggttcaagatcctcaacttgttgcattatttcaatAGCGACATTATAAGAAAAAACGTTATCGATAACAATATTATTTCGGCTTCATCTTTTTTCCgttaagacataacttattgagatctctctattcttatcattttcaggtacctgaacctcccttgaggttttatcatttgttatgtctTTGTGCTCTTCTTGAGTCACTACCTCCGTATTATGATCACTTTGATCATTTGCACCTTTTCTTTTTCGAGAATTTTTATCCTTAGAACCGATAGGTCTACCACGTTTCAAGCGTGGTTTAAAATTATTTGCTTTAATTAATTGTCCTACCGGGATATCCACTCgaattggagcattagcagctagaatatgtgacttagtcacccttggtaggtcagtgaatgcatctggcagttgatttgcaatattttacaaatgaattatcttttgaacctcttgttcacatttatttgttcgaggatctaaatgagatattgataatacattccaatctatctcctttctcagctgcttattttctccccctaatattgggtatactgattcatcaaaatgacaatTAGAAAATCTTGCTGTAAATAAATCTCCGGTCATAGGCTCcagatattttataatagaaggagattcatatCCAACATATACtcccaaccttctttggggacccatctttgtgcgttgtggtggagcaattggaacatatatcGCACAACCAAAGATTCTAAGATGagaaatatttggctcctgaccaaAAGCCAATTGCAATGGagagactttatgataacttgtgggcCTTATCCGCACAAGTGCTGCTGCATGTAAAATAGCATGACCCCATATTGAAATgggaagttttgttctcataagcattggtctagcaattaattggaggcgtttgatcaatgattccgctagaccattttgtgtatgaacatgagcaaccggatgctcaattgttatcccaGTTGATATACAATAATCATTAAAGGCTTGGGATGTAAactcaccagcattatcaaggcgaattgtcttaattgcataatctggaaattgtgctcttagctttattatttgagccaacaatctcgcaagtgccatattgcgagttgatagtaagcacacatgtgaccatcttatagatgcatctatcaaaaccatataatatcttaatggtccacatggagggtGAATGGGCCCACATATATCACCCTGTATACGTTCCAGAAATGTAGGGGATTCCATCCTAACTTTAATAgctgatggtctaataattaatttgtcttgagaacatgcagcacaagagaattctttaaattgaagaatcttatggttcttcattgaatgtccatgtgaattctcaattattttacgCATCATAGTAGAACCaggatgacccaaccggtcatgccaaataataaaattatcttgatTAGTAAACTTTTCATTTACTATGGCATGCATTTCAATCTTGCTAATACTTGTGTAGTATAAGCCGGAGGAAAGAGCAGGTAATAATTCAAGCACATATTTCTTACCAGAcattattgtagtaatataaagatattcaatcttttcatcatttgtagtctcaatatggtagccattttggcgaatatctttgaaacttaataagtttctttgagatttACTACAATATAGTGCTTCATCAATAGCCAAATTTGTTCCTCCTGGTAGTAATAAATTGGCTCTTCCAgaaccttcaattaattttgtactaccggaTATTGTATTAACATTGACTTCTTtcattaccaaataagagaaatatctcttATCTCTTAAAATAGTATGTGTTGTAGCACTATCCAGAAGACATATATCATCTTTATTAATCTTGAGTCCAACTGAAGACCGGAAAATTTTCATATTCttcataaaaaaaatcaaaaagtacATTATAAGAAATATGAAAGacaaacaaaatatatattaagAAATACATTAGGAATGTAGAAACTAGCAACACATGATACATTAGGAAAATACACTTAAGAAAAATAAACTAGTTTCAAACATAACAAAATGACAACTTTTATTATAGCTTCATTCCCAGTAAGATGATTAGTTCTTCAGTCAATATCCTCAAAGAAGTCTCCAGCTTTTAAATGAGTAATATTTGTTAGGCCTCCAAAATtatcatctttatatgcaagATGTGCCTCAGAATCATATTTGTTTGAGGGACATGCTTCATTATCATTATTTTGAAAGGTCAAGTGTGCCTCcacattattttctttctttctaagggaggcttgataaagtttgacaaaataaTCTGGCGTACGACAAATGCGTGCCCAATGACCTTTCATACCACATCGGTGACACATACTAATTTTACCTTTTGAAGGATTaatttgagaacccttattgttctcctgtTTAGTTCCACCATAATGACAATAATTGTTTCGTCCCCTGCCATGTCCACGTCTATGACTATGTCCACGACCACGGTAATTATTTCGTTTTCTTTCAGACTTATCATATGCTGCTACAGCATTCACTTCCGGGAATGGTGCTGACCCAGTGGGACGAGCTTCATGATTTTTTATTAATAGAGTATTATTCTGCTCTGCCACAAGTAGGCATGTGATTAACTCAGAATATTTCTTAAAATTCTTTTCACGGTATTGCTGTTATAGTACCACATTTGAAGCGTGaaaagtagaaaatattttttctaataagTCCTCATCTGTGATAGTGTCTCCACATAATTTTAATAGAGAACTTACTTTAAAGATAGCCGAATTATACTCACTTACGGTTTTAAAGTCTTGCAACCTTAAATGTATCCATTCATACCGAGCTTTCGGTAATACCGTAAGTTTTAGATGGTCATATCGATCCTTCAAATTAATCTATAACTCAAGTGGATCTTTTACAATTAAATATTCAGTTTTTAACCCTTCATGTAGATGATGACGAAGGAAAATCATGGCCTTCGCTTTATCCTGATTTGATGCTTCATTTTCTTGTATAATAGTATTTTCAAGACCTTTAGCGTCAAGGTGATTTCAGCATCAAGGACCCATGATAAATAATTCTTCCTGGTAATGTCTAGTGCCACGAATTCAAGCTTTGACAAGTTTGACATATTGAAACTAATCACAAAAATAAATGGGTTAgaacaaataaaaataatttttaataaaaatatacttGTAAAAATAAATCAGACAACTAATTAAGAAGTTGATCACTTCAAACATGTAGTATAAAAagtaacatataatatatatgtcAAATAAATAAGAATTATGGAGTATATGAATAAACACAAAGAGATATATTTAGTATGGTAAAAGAAAAGTAATTTATTATAAACGTGGATTTGAGGAATAACCATATACGGTGATAAGAGTGAATGTATTCAAATATTACTTTCCACCAATTATAAAGTAATTTAAACTAATATGTACAATAATTATTTTGTCACCTTGGTTAtcactattttatttttgtagaATGTCTTGAAGATAAGTTTTGCTCTACGCAAGTCCACACATATTTATTAAATTAGTTTTTGTTAGTTTAACGCACTTAAGATCTATATCTTATATTTTCTTTAACAATAAGGAAGGTAAGAGAACTTCAGTAACATGCTCAACTAAAATAAATGCTTAATAGTATATGAATTTGTTAATAAATAGCATATTGGTGCATATATATTACCATAAACTAAAAGAATATATAGTGATATACCTGAAGGAGAATCGAACACAACTAGGATGTGATTGTAAAAATGAAGGTGACAATCgcgctgataacgtgttataaatataactcaaaataacaatatcgaacaaggaaaaacaagctaagagatatagagaggaagagagattcttatttatgttataagagaaatcaaattatgttggatgtctactcttcctccatgatctttttcaaatacttaatgacatattcaatgacatatttctatgcttaatgacatattcaatgacatatttttattcacttttcatgcttatataaaggccttgtaatagataggaaaaatacataattaaaaaaaataagaatctctgttcctctctttctctctatatctcttaacttgtttttccttgttcgatattgttattttgagttatatttataacaaataTCTATTAAATTGTTTATATTTAACAAGTTGTCATTCCTTTGAATAAAGTAGTAAAAAAGTAGTGTCACATAGAACGGAACAATATGCAATATTTAATCAAGCGTGTAGGGCCTAGCTACGTACTTGAAATTTTAGAGAAGTTGAATGATGACACATCcattcattttaaaaataaaataaaattggagGTTGACAATGCAGAGGCGAAATAGTCATCATATTGTATCTTTATCCATTACAGCCAAACATCTATGTATCACGCTAGTTTTTGCTCAAGATATTTGTGTATGTTACGGTGAATTgttgttataaaaaatatatattataatagaaaataaaatttGGTTTCGAAAAAACTTAAATTTTATAGTGAAATGTTATATATAAAGATACTGTTATAGAGATGTGTGACTGTATTTGAATCTCAAACAATTATTCCAATAATTACATATTCTATTACACATATGGCCGAATATACAAACATATATTTCATGCTTGTTTAAAGAATTGTTGTGAGATTTTCCAATATCGAACTAAGAATATCTAGGATTTTCAAAAAAAGATATCATTTCTTtgatgagaaataaaagatatattaaaattttgagtGGCCAAAGATGAAACAACTACTTTCAAAGTAACAGAAAAAATAACTTTTCTCTTTTTTCACTTGGCGCTACAAGTTAGACAAATATTCTTATAATtaaagattttttttcttttccataaACAGCGTACAAAAATAAGAAAGATGATATTTGGACCAACTAATAACTTTTGGGATGAAAATCATTCTTTTCTAAGGATGTGTTTGGtatgaaaaaatattttcctgaaaaataatggttttatcacttatttttccaTGTTTGATTCGTGAGTGAAAAAacttttttcgaattttttttttcctaGTGTTTTGTTAGAGGGTGAGaaatatttctttaaaaaaataattttctatgcTACGCTCCTTACCATCCCCTCCCCCTCCTTCACCCAAATCCCCATATTTTTTGTGCTCCTCCGTTCCCTCCCACTCCCCCATCCAAATATCCAACGCTTTCACGATGCTATTTTTTTTAAGAATTGTTTTTTAAGAATTCATACCCAAAGAAATTAATGTGCTGTTTTACTTTTTCAGACAAGAACAATTTTGAAATTTGAGTTACATAACTAAAAACAAATACTCTTTTTCTTGttgaaacaaaacaaaaataatctttcaacatgtaaaataataattttattgaaatgaaagaaaatacttcttctacatcatgaaaagaaagtactcattttgtggGGCAAGTGCACAGATAGCCGTTTTCAGAATtgctatttagagattagccagtatttattttgtcctgaaattttaaactaaagaTTTTAACTTCAGGACAGCTCCGGACATTTTTGTCCTGAAAAATTGAAATTCAGGACGCACTGACTAATTTCTAAATAGCACCTCTTTAAAGTGGCTACATTTTGTCATTtctactcattttgttgaaatgaaaaaaactatcttttctacatcataaaaagaataTACTAATTTTATTGAgatgaaaaaaaaatactctttCAACGACATGAAAACGAAAGTACTCTacataatatttctattttaggGTGGGCGTGAGGGGTCGACGGTTGGGTTGGGGTGGTGGGTGGATAAGGGTGGGGGTAGGGGTAGTGCGGGTGCAGGTGAGTTGGGGTGGTTTTGCGGGGTGAGTGGAATAAGGGTAAGGGGGAGTACTGGGATTGATGGAGACGGGGAATAGGACGAGAAAGGTTAAAAAAAGACTTAGAATTCAAAACTCTTGCATCGACTTTTATACTATAAAGTATCAACATTCACTTCCTCCTATTCCAATATTCAGTTGTTAATTGGTAATTGTAAAAAGTCCTTTCGGGGACATCCCATAAAATCTGATAATTTTAGAATGACATTATTTTCGTCTCTAAAGTTAGGGGATGTAAATGGTTCGGTTCgatcggttattttataaaatttgtatcatattattttttcgattattctattatgtataaacaaaattagacttttcgaaaccgtctcaatcatgtcagtttctcttcggtatcggtatggtttggttaattttcggtaattatttttaaatgtcatgtaaaagtcactagtagaagtagaatgcaataacatacgtacttttatagaacttagcaaaactctctcaGCATTTTTATAGTTTAAAAGGTGATAAATTAAGAAAACAtaaaagatggctagagtatatATCCATAAACTATTCTACAACAACATAAAAAAATTAAGCAAATACaatgaaaatataaatcacacgagtgtaaagatattaaccaagctgaGACTCAAGAATGAAgtttatagaagattaaatattcaaaaagataaatctaaatcatacgaaaggaaatatattcaatacattataaTTTGTTAGTGAATATgctaaaaataatttagtttcaataggagtagcataataggtttgagaattaagattttgagtttaattacttgttggctcgTAACTGTTAGACTCAACCAAGAAAGATTTAATGGTTTAttattttaaacttaatatataaatatatttttcatattgtaaatttattcggtacggttcggtatcttttcggtttattttcataaaataaaaaacatatcctaattatcggtacagttatagatttatataaaaatctacggttttattaaaaaaaatctaaaaatcggttcggtacGATATAGTTCGGTCGATTTAAtcgatttttaaatatatattgaCACACCTGCCTAAAGTGTCGACAAAAGACGCTATCCTCCTTTTGTAATTATCCTTCTTAGTTTTCCACGAAAATGATTAACTTAACTGTACTTTTTTCTTCCATTACTTTCAccttaagggtgtgtttggtacgaaagaaaatatttttcatggaaaatgagtgGTCATATCACTTATTTCTTATTTTATTGGTAAGTAAAAATTTTTTTCCGaaactaatgtgttgctttacttttttacgcaaaaacaacgttgaaatttATGCTTCATAACTAAAACAAATACTCCTTTTTTGGTTGATAAAGAAAGTActatttctacaacatgaaaataaagtactcattttgttgaaacgaaagaaaatactttttctacatcatgaatagaaaatattttttactacattattttgttgaaatgaaagaaaatattttttctacatcctgaaaagaaagtactttttttttttgttaaaataaaaaaaaaactttttttatcgtgaaaagaaaatactcatttattgaagtgaaaaaaaaatatattctatctataacatgaaaatatAGTACTATTAACAATATTTCTATGTaaggtgggggtggggtgggtgggggtggggtgggggaaggggtgggtgggggtggggtgagTTGGTTggggttggtggggatggggaatgggggaaggttggaaaataattttgaaaaatatttttccttcttttgatTGGGAAAAgtttttcctccaattggagtaaaatgagttgatgaggaaaatatttttcaaaatatttaaacctaccaaacatgaaaaaattgaaaaatattttccgaaaaaaaatttccttcataccaaacacaccctaaatgtTTCACTTATTATAAATTGGTGTCATTTGTTTTTCTGAATCGTCACTCTAAattcatttgaaatatttgataCACGTCTATACAGtttacaaattaaaaaaatatacacATTTAACCGAATGTTAAAGTTGTCGATTATGATCGAAACACAGTCCACCAAGAGGGTGTAAGATGATGGTTGTAGTACTACTGGAGATTTTATCTTAGTTGAGAGGATCATATAAAGCGTaaattactttattttatttattaaccaTTTTCTCGGTTGTCAATTACAcatcatattcaaggggaggttgCCATGATGTATGCTATTcgctgatgacatagttctgattgatgagtcgcgagccggcgTTAACGAGAAGCTGGAGGTTTGGACAcaagctcttgagtctaagggtttcaagctgaacAAGACGAAGacagaatacctggagtgtaagttcagtgctgAGCtgagggaagtgggcgtggatgtgagacTTGGATCACATGTCGCCCCAAGTATaggcagtttcaagtaccttagGTTGGTTATCCAGGGGGAGGGAAGATCGACggggatgtcacacaccgtattggggtggggtggatgaagtggaggttatcatctggagtcctgtgtgacaagagagtgccatcGATAcgcaaaggtaagttttataaagcggtggttagaccggccatgttgtatggggctgagtgttggcctgcTAAGAACTcgcatatccagaagatgaaagtaataGAAATGAGTatattgaggtggatgtgcgggcacactaggatggacaagattaggaatgatgatatcttTTCGGGTGACAGTGGGTGTTGCACCCATTGAtgataagatgcgggaagcgaggctcagatggttcgggcatgtacaaaggagaagcccagatgctccgataaagaggtgtgagcggctggttgtggagggcatgagaagaggtagagggcggcctaggAAGTTTtggagagaggtgattaggcaggacatggcgagacTTCAGatccccgaggacatgacccttgataggaattTGTGGAGGTCAAGGATTAGGGTTGTAGgctaggaggtagttgagtctttaCTTTCTTCGTACCTTTATAAGGCTAgtctggtagggtttttgtcgtgagtggcaatgttgtgtcttactactctttCGTTTCTCCTAGTGCCAGGTCTATTTACgcgctatcgcttttgctttgcatttaTCTTCTTGTTCCCATGTTGTTACTTTTCTTATGATTTATGGGGTGATACTACTATTGTCTCTTTTTATCTTTTTGTATTCTTGAGCTGAaggtctttcgaaaacagcctctctactccctcgggtaggggtaaggtctacgtacacactaccctccccaaaccccactagtaaaattttactgggttattgttgtttctcggttgtttttatcatttacgCATTGCCACATTGCCCCCTTCTTAACACTACCTATCCTTACTATTGCTAGAAATATATTTTACTTTTGATTTTTGAGAAGGTGGCATATCATTCCTCGGGAAAGTTTATTCCAAGATGGCCAAACTGGAGATTTCAGTGTGGTGTTTGTTTAAAAAAAGTTgagtttttctttttcaaattcttTTTTAACTTCCAAAAACATTTCTCTAGCTATGGATAAGCCGATACATTTGTAAAACATTAACTTTCTTTTGAAGAACAATGGCTTAAAACCTCGTTaaggaaggctcttgttgatcaGATGTGTATGTATAACAGTGGAAGTGTTGCTATACGACTGTGTCCATCACTAGCATAACGCTATCTAAGTTTGTTTGATCGTGAATAAAATTCACTAGCATAACGCTATACACGACAAGATAGAGCTGCATTTATATACAACATGGAGTTGGAGTCGAGCAAGCTCAACTCTTTACAAGAAGTTTAAGTTTACAAAATCAGAGATCCAAAGGTTGTGCTTAGGGAGAATAACATACATTGTTTCCTTCCCTTACAAAAAGAAGTAACTAAAACAGATTAGTTAAAACAATATAAAGAGGAGTTTAAAGTACTAAAGAAGTGAAACCATCTTACATACCTTCAGCAGAAGTAAATATAATGACATTGAACAAAAGTTTGGATCTACTAACCCTTTCGAACACACAAACATCACCTACTTTTAGGTTATTGTCCAGCACAAACTCCTTCCAACCGGAGGTCAACTTAGCGTTAGCTGTTCCAAGAATGCATTTCACAGCCCAGGATTTCTTGCTTGAAACTTTAAGCACCACATCACTATGTCTAGTGGCAAAAAATTTCCTAGCTCTTGACAGTGTTATGGACTGTCAATTTGAAGGATGCATTATTATACAGAACAAAAGATTCATCATTAATCAGGGATTAGCTTTAGGTCACTAAAATATTCAACTTCACGAGACATTCAAGAATAGCTATCTTACCAATTGCATTGGGCCGCTGGCAGAAGACACATATGATGGTTGCATGAAACATATGAAGAATGGATTTTCAGATGTAAAAGCTTTAGCTCTTTGATATGCTAAGACCATCTCTTTGGCCACCTCACTGCCCTTACAAGAAGACTTAGATTGTTGCACATGCTTCCCAGTGTCTTCACTGAATTCTTCTGCAGAAAATCAAGCCAACACGACCACATTGAACGATCAAGAAAGTACCTTTAGTGGACTCTAAAAATTAAAGGTATATTTTCTATATACATCAGAATACTTCAATCACCTTTAATCTTTGAAGTTAATCCATCTGAATCTCCTTTCTGCTTCTTTTCAAGATTCAGTTTCCTGCTGTGAACTATTTTGGGTTGAGAACATGGAATTGATTTCTCAGTTTTGATAGTCTTGTTTTTACTATCAGAAACCCCTGCCAACTTTCCATCGATCTTATGCATTGCTTTGCTCTCAGCTGCACGAAATATAGTGACATCTAAAATGGGCTTAGTGCCCTTAATTAATTCAAATACGCAAACATCACCAAATTTTAACTTATTGTCCAGTACGAATGCCTTCCAAGAGAAACAAATTTGTGTTTTTGATATTCCCAGGGCGTATTTGACAGGCCAAGACCCTCTTCCAGGAACACGAAGCACTAAATTGCCACATTCCTCCAGGAAATATTTCCTAGCAAATAAGAACGATATGTGCTGCCAAAAGAGATGGACACAGTGAAATGCGTATAGTGCCATGAACTATATGGATTTAATAAGGATCAAATCCATAAGGTTTAGCTTAGCTTACCAGTCTGTATGGTGTCGAGACATACGATGGTTGCATAAAATACATAACATATGGATTCTCACATTTAAAAGTTTTTGCTCTTTGATATGGTACAGTTCTCTCTTTGTCCAATACTGTCTTGTTCTTATCATAAACCATCTTGGATTGTTGCTTGTCCATCCGGCAACTTTCTCCACTTTCTTCATAgagaaattcaaaatcaatgtaTTACTACTAAATTGTCAGATTGATCAATTCTGTTAATAAGCCAGAGTAAACACTTTCTTACTTTTGGTTTTTCTTGTGAAAGAAGGTGAAGCTACATCCTCTTGTGTGTTTTCGACCTTGATACTTTTGGTGTGAATGTCAATTGAAACATCATCCTTTGTCTTCCCTTCTGATCTTTTTCTTTTGCTGCCCTGTCCTAATGGACAATGGCCACAAatctcaacagaatgctcaatctCAGTGCCTTCACCATGTTCTTCAGAAAAAATTCAAGGTAATATAACAATCAATAAAATTACTAGTACAACAAAAGCTGTATGTATACTCCAGACTATCTTATAGAGGGAATTATTTATCACCTTTAATTTTTGAGTAGAAACCATATGAACCTCCCGTCCGCTGCTTTAATTTCTTGGTGTGAACTACTTTGCGTTGAGAACATGGAACAGAACTATCAGTTTTGATAACCTTGCTTTTACTATCAGAACCCCCTGGCACTTCTCCAACTATCTTGTGCATTAGTGTGCTCCCAGCTGCGCGAAATATTGTGACATCTATAAAGAGCCGAGTACCCTTAATCACTTCAAATACACAAACGTCACCACATTTTAACTTATTGTCCAGCACGAATGCCTTCCAACCAGAATGAACTTTAGCATTTGTGCCTCTGGTAGTGCATTTGACAGACCAAGATCCCCTGCCTCTGCCTGGAACACGAAGCACTAAATTTCCATAGTTCTCAAGGAAATACTTCCCGGCAAAATTCAGCGCTATGGACTGCCAGAGGAGAAAGCTAAGTAAATTGATTTTGACATAGTGCAAAATGTAATAAAGAAAGATTAGAGAACCACAAAGTCCACAAATTTTATAGCTTGTAGCTTACCAGATGGAATGGAGAGAAGACATATGATGGTTGCATAAAAGATATAATAAATGGATTTTTGGACTTAAAAGCTTTTGCTCTTTGATAAGCTACAGCCCTCTCTTTGTCCATTACTGTCTTGTTTTGACCATAAACACTATCGGATTGTTGCTTGTGCATCCTGCAGCCTTTATTGCTTTCTTCAAACAGAAAATAAGATAATTGTGTTAATAATAAATAGATCAGTGTTGGTTAACCTATGCTAGTAGGTTAGTTACCATTTCTCCGAGTTACTAATTGATCTTATCATAAAGATTTACTCGCAATTACCTAATAAATGACTTGATATATTTTATAACCTTAAACTTATACAACCTAAATATCGATTTTCAATTCAGTTCATAGCCAATAAAAGCAGATAAAATACTCACTTTGGCCTTCTCTTATGAAAGAAGGTGAAGCTACATCCTCTTGCAACTTCTCAACCTTCATTCTTTTGACATGCATGTCAACTGAAACAACATCCTCTGCATTCCGTTCTTGTCTTTTTCTTTTGCTGGACTGTTCTAACGGACAATGGCATAGGTTTTCAACAGAATGTTCAACCGTATCAGGAATTATTGCTTTCGCTTTCTGGCTTCTGGGAATATCCTCCAGGATCTCCACAGTATCATCCGACTCGGACTGGTCTCTTTTTGGTGCACAGCGTGTTTCATGGCAATG containing:
- the LOC104106748 gene encoding B3 domain-containing protein Os03g0620400-like isoform X3 produces the protein MNVAVWIFSRKNRYSFYCDSRCMKLSSDLLCMQRIPKDFASRYCKNMLNPVYLEVPSGEVWEVEVVHSQGQICLGIGWQDFSDFYSISCGHFLIFGYNARSHFNVTIFDLSASEIEYPYSSAHGIHTPISHCHETRCAPKRDQSESDDTVEILEDIPRSQKAKAIIPDTVEHSVENLCHCPLEQSSKRKRQERNAEDVVSVDMHVKRMKVEKLQEDVASPSFIREGQKSNKGCRMHKQQSDSVYGQNKTVMDKERAVAYQRAKAFKSKNPFIISFMQPSYVFSPFHLSIALNFAGKYFLENYGNLVLRVPGRGRGSWSVKCTTRGTNAKVHSGWKAFVLDNKLKCGDVCVFEVIKGTRLFIDVTIFRAAGSTLMHKIVGEVPGGSDSKSKVIKTDSSVPCSQRKVVHTKKLKQRTGEHGEGTEIEHSVEICGHCPLGQGSKRKRSEGKTKDDVSIDIHTKSIKVENTQEDVASPSFTRKTKKSGESCRMDKQQSKMVYDKNKTVLDKERTVPYQRAKTFKCENPYVMYFMQPSYVSTPYRLHISFLFARKYFLEECGNLVLRVPGRGSWPVKYALGISKTQICFSWKAFVLDNKLKFGDVCVFELIKGTKPILDVTIFRAAESKAMHKIDGKLAGVSDSKNKTIKTEKSIPCSQPKIVHSRKLNLEKKQKGDSDGLTSKIKEEFSEDTGKHVQQSKSSCKGSEVAKEMVLAYQRAKAFTSENPFFICFMQPSYVSSASGPMQLSITLSRARKFFATRHSDVVLKVSSKKSWAVKCILGTANAKLTSGWKEFVLDNNLKVGDVCVFERVSRSKLLFNVIIFTSAEGM
- the LOC104106748 gene encoding B3 domain-containing protein Os03g0620400-like isoform X1; the protein is MNVAVWIFSRKNRYSFYCDSRCMKLSSDLLCMQRIPKDFASRYCKNMLNPVYLEVPSGEVWEVEVVHSQGQICLGIGWQDFSDFYSISCGHFLIFGYNARSHFNVTIFDLSASEIEYPYSSAHGIHTPISHCHETRCAPKRDQSESDDTVEILEDIPRSQKAKAIIPDTVEHSVENLCHCPLEQSSKRKRQERNAEDVVSVDMHVKRMKVEKLQEDVASPSFIREGQKSNKGCRMHKQQSDSVYGQNKTVMDKERAVAYQRAKAFKSKNPFIISFMQPSYVFSPFHLSIALNFAGKYFLENYGNLVLRVPGRGRGSWSVKCTTRGTNAKVHSGWKAFVLDNKLKCGDVCVFEVIKGTRLFIDVTIFRAAGSTLMHKIVGEVPGGSDSKSKVIKTDSSVPCSQRKVVHTKKLKQRTGGSYGFYSKIKEHGEGTEIEHSVEICGHCPLGQGSKRKRSEGKTKDDVSIDIHTKSIKVENTQEDVASPSFTRKTKKSGESCRMDKQQSKMVYDKNKTVLDKERTVPYQRAKTFKCENPYVMYFMQPSYVSTPYRLHISFLFARKYFLEECGNLVLRVPGRGSWPVKYALGISKTQICFSWKAFVLDNKLKFGDVCVFELIKGTKPILDVTIFRAAESKAMHKIDGKLAGVSDSKNKTIKTEKSIPCSQPKIVHSRKLNLEKKQKGDSDGLTSKIKEEFSEDTGKHVQQSKSSCKGSEVAKEMVLAYQRAKAFTSENPFFICFMQPSYVSSASGPMQLSITLSRARKFFATRHSDVVLKVSSKKSWAVKCILGTANAKLTSGWKEFVLDNNLKVGDVCVFERVSRSKLLFNVIIFTSAEGM